From Candidatus Angelobacter sp., the proteins below share one genomic window:
- a CDS encoding NUDIX domain-containing protein: MIRNIIFDWSGTLVDDLPAVWRASNHVFKQAGVAEMTLDQFRTEFSLPFKDFYGRYVAHIPLPQLEEWFHRHFKQVQHLSSELPHARDFLEFCRGSGMRTFLLSTIHRDHFAAQSAMTGFDRFLDHPYIEAWDKRSWILEILERHELKAEETLFIGDMQHDIETAHHGGVFSCAVLTGYNRLEQLRASQPDLIVEHLGELRDILERNQFELKRGGPQSPGGTDDRPVVTVGALIYDEAGRALMIRTQKWSQLWGIPGGKVKFGESSVEALRREIKEETNLDIEDARFVLVQDCIHSKEFYRDAHFVLLNYSCRCVGEPRVKLNEEAQEFRWVGEDELLAMELNRPTRILVEAVLKEKGPRAAGPR; this comes from the coding sequence GTGATCCGCAACATCATTTTCGACTGGTCTGGGACGCTGGTGGACGATCTCCCGGCGGTGTGGCGGGCGTCGAACCACGTTTTCAAGCAGGCGGGTGTGGCGGAGATGACCCTCGACCAGTTTCGCACCGAGTTTTCCCTTCCATTCAAGGACTTTTACGGCCGTTACGTTGCGCACATTCCACTGCCGCAACTGGAAGAATGGTTTCACCGTCATTTCAAACAGGTCCAGCACCTCTCCAGTGAACTGCCCCATGCGCGCGATTTCCTGGAATTCTGCCGCGGGAGCGGAATGCGCACGTTTTTACTGAGCACGATTCACCGGGACCATTTCGCGGCGCAATCCGCGATGACCGGGTTCGACCGCTTCCTCGACCACCCGTACATCGAGGCATGGGACAAGCGATCGTGGATTCTGGAGATTCTCGAACGGCATGAATTGAAAGCGGAGGAAACGTTGTTTATCGGTGACATGCAGCATGACATTGAGACGGCGCATCACGGCGGGGTTTTCTCCTGCGCGGTGCTCACCGGTTACAACCGGCTTGAGCAATTGCGGGCGAGCCAACCCGACCTCATCGTTGAGCATCTCGGCGAATTGCGCGACATCCTGGAACGAAACCAGTTTGAACTCAAACGCGGCGGCCCGCAGTCTCCGGGCGGGACGGACGATCGTCCGGTCGTCACCGTCGGCGCGCTCATTTACGACGAGGCCGGTCGGGCGCTCATGATTCGCACGCAGAAATGGTCGCAGCTCTGGGGCATCCCCGGCGGCAAGGTAAAATTTGGCGAGAGTTCCGTCGAGGCGTTACGGCGTGAAATCAAGGAGGAGACGAATCTGGACATCGAAGACGCCCGGTTCGTGCTTGTGCAGGATTGCATTCACTCGAAAGAATTCTATCGCGACGCGCATTTTGTTCTGCTGAATTACTCCTGCCGTTGCGTGGGTGAACCGCGGGTAAAGCTGAATGAAGAAGCGCAGGAATTTCGCTGGGTCGGCGAAGATGAGTTGCTGGCGATGGAACTGAACCGCCCGACACGGATTCTGGTGGAAGCGGTATTGAAGGAAAAAGGGCCCCGCGCGGCGGGCCCGCGTTGA
- a CDS encoding dihydroneopterin aldolase, with translation MDKIIISDLEVYYRVGVPEQERASAQRLLISVEMTRNVSGAAESEDLTKTIDYHAVTQRLLRFGDGRSWKLIEKLAADIAGMILAEFMPGSVTVEVRKFIIPEARHVAVRLTRNPSG, from the coding sequence ATGGATAAAATCATCATCAGCGATCTGGAGGTCTATTACCGTGTTGGCGTGCCCGAACAGGAACGGGCAAGCGCGCAGCGGCTGCTCATTAGCGTGGAAATGACCCGCAATGTCTCCGGGGCGGCCGAGTCGGAAGACCTGACGAAAACGATCGATTATCACGCGGTGACGCAGCGGTTGCTCAGATTCGGAGACGGCCGAAGTTGGAAGTTGATCGAAAAGCTCGCCGCCGACATTGCAGGCATGATCCTGGCGGAATTCATGCCCGGCAGCGTCACAGTCGAAGTCAGGAAGTTTATCATTCCGGAAGCGCGCCATGTCGCTGTTCGGCTGACGCGCAATCCATCCGGCTGA